From a single Brassica oleracea var. oleracea cultivar TO1000 chromosome C5, BOL, whole genome shotgun sequence genomic region:
- the LOC106294041 gene encoding tryptophan aminotransferase-related protein 1-like, with amino-acid sequence MFGFENMKISSSDATKPVINLDQGDPTALQEYWMSTKMKERCVVVIPGWELMSYFSDKTNVCWFLQQDLAEAIKALHCEIGNAATEERYIVVGNGSSQLCQAALFALSSLSEDKPLSIVAAVPYYSTYEEEASYVQSQLYKWEGDARTFNKPGPYIEMVTSPNNPDGTIREPVVNRGGKVIYDFAYYWPHYTPITHRQDHDIMLFTFSKIAGHAGSRIGWALVKDIEVAKKMVQYLTINSIGVSKESQIRATVILNELTKSCRIKSESFFEYGNEKVKSRWESLRWVVDKTGDTFTLPDYPLAFCNFFGKSSSTYPAFAWLGCNEDKDLESLLKEKYVLTRGGERCGSDKKYVRVNMLGPNKDFEDFLNRLLTIKYPNCFEGIPCFEP; translated from the exons ATGTTTGGATTTGAAAACATGAAGATTTCCAGCAGTGATGCAACCAAGCCGGTCATCAATCTCGATCA AGGAGATCCGACGGCATTGCAAGAGTATTGGATGAGTACGAAGATGAAGGAGAGGTGTGTTGTGGTGATACCAGGATGGGAACTGATGAGCTACTTTAGCGATAAGACGAACGTGTGTTGGTTCCTGCAGCAAGATCTTGCTGAGGCGATCAAGGCGTTACACTGTGAGATCGGCAACGCAGCGACTGAAGAACGCTACATCGTGGTGGGTAATGGCTCTTCACAGCTTTGTCAAGCCGCTTTGTTTGCACTTTCTTCTCTCTCTGAGGACAAGCCTCTCAGCATTGTCGCCGCGGTTCCTTACTACTCC ACATACGAGGAGGAGGCATCGTATGTTCAGTCGCAGCTGTACAAGTGGGAAGGAGACGCAAGAACGTTCAACAAACCCGGACCATACATCGAGATGGTGACATCACCGAACAATCCTGATGGGACCATCAGAGAGCCGGTGGTGAACCGTGGGGGGAAAGTGATATACGACTTTGCGTATTACTGGCCACACTACACTCCTATCACTCACCGTCAAGACCACGACATTATGCTCTTCACCTTCTCTAAGATCGCCGGTCACGCTGGGTCCCGCATCGG GTGGGCGTTAGTGAAGGACATAGAGGTGGCTAAGAAGATGGTGCAATACCTAACAATCAACTCAATTGGTGTTTCTAAGGAGTCGCAGATTCGAGCCACCGTGATCCTCAATGAGCTCACCAAAAGTTGTCGCATCAAATCGGAGAGTTTCTTCGAGTATGGTAACGAGAAGGTGAAGTCACGGTGGGAGAGTCTACGCTGGGTCGTAGATAAGACCGGTGACACATTCACTCTACCTGATTACCCTCTAGCCTTTTGCAACTTCTTTGGCAAAAGCAGCTCAACTTATCCTG CGTTTGCATGGCTGGGGTGTAACGAAGATAAGGATCTCGAAAGTCTCTTGAAGGAAAAATACGTTTTGACAAGAGGAGGAGAGCGATGTGGCAGTGATAAGAAGTACGTACGCGTCAACATGCTTGGACCCAACAAAGACTTTGAGGACTTTCTCAACAGGCTTCTCACCATCAAGTATCCTAACTGCTTTGAGGGGATCCCCTGCTTTGAGCCTTAA
- the LOC106295815 gene encoding putative FBD-associated F-box protein At1g05080, giving the protein MANKAATCQEIKEKVCEDRISVLPDALLVQILLLLPIKEAVATSILSKPWRCIWTLMPKLVCKDTKHTNSKSVWWFFEQSLQLHKSPILEHLEVKLGSRCPADVDVGKLILKAVERNIRLLDFNLKWSAKPISLPKTLYTCKTLKKLILSNKILIELPFEVFLPSLIKLELFNVAYKDEGSLIRLLSSCPVLKTLIVVREKNDNVIKFSVKVPSLNSLVYINNNDDDGVCGCGCSSSSSSGSLIIDSPQLKYLRVNDFSEDGCSIESMSPNLTMARVDVGSPPNENFLTYLSSVKFLHMTWIDETEVFCSCVNYSQLIECMLRPCRAEYWVESVMLLLDNSPNLKVLMIDTKGIGESDDLRRWSYVPECLSSQLEILEWKKYGGTRDEKQLLEYILASSKCLKRAGISMRYSKDCNDKMKKKLRKELKSMPRASVSSELLFPAKFKWRSSVAQHCLFDLF; this is encoded by the exons ATGGCTAACAAAGCTGCAACTTGTCAAGAAATTAAAGAAAAAGTTTGTGAAGACAGGATTAGTGTTTTACCTGATGCGTTACTTGTGCAAATATTGTTGCTTCTTCCGATTAAAGAAGCAGTAGCCACATCGATTTTGTCAAAACCATGGCGTTGCATCTGGACGTTGATGCCTAAACTCGTTTGCAAGGATACCAAGCACACAAACAGCAAAAGCGTCTGGTGGTTTTTTGAACAGTCATTGCAACTTCACAAGTCACCTATACTAGAACACCTAGAAGTTAAACTCGGTTCAAGATGTCCAGCTGACGTAGATGTCGGAAAACTGATTTTAAAAGCTGTTGAACGCAACATTCGATTGCTAGACTTCAACCTAAAGTGGTCAGCAAAGCCTATAAGCTTGCCTAAGACACTTTATACTTGTAAAACGCTCAAGAAATTGATTCTCTCAAACAAGATTCTCATAGAGCTTCCCTTTGAAGTTTTCCTCCCCTCGCTTATTAAACTGGAGCTTTTCAATGTGGCGTATAAAGACGAGGGTTCACTTATTAGGCTTTTATCAAGTTGTCCTGTTCTCAAAACTTTGATTGTGGTCCGAGAGAAGAATGACAATGTGATCAAGTTCAGTGTGAAAGTGCCTTCTTTAAATAGTTTAGTTTATATTAATAATAATGATGACGATGGAGTATGTGGTTGTGGTTGTAGTAGTAGTAGTAGTAGTGGGTCTTTGATTATAGATTCCCCACAGTTGAAGTATCTTCGCGTCAATGATTTTTCTGAAGATGGTTGCTCGATAGAGAGTATGAGTCCTAACCTTACCATGGCCAGAGTAGACGTTGGTTCTCCCCCTAATGAAAATTTCTTGACATATCTTTCTTCTGTCAAGTTTCTCCATATGACTTGGATCGATGAAACG GAAGTATTCTGTAGTTGCGTCAACTACTCTCAACTGATAGAGTGTATGCTACGTCCATGTCGCGCGGAATATTGGGTAGAATCAGTTATGCTGTTGCTTGACAACTCTCCTAATCTTAAAGTTCTTATGATCGACACT AAGGGCATAGGTGAATCCGATGATCTCCGTCGTTGGAGTTATGTTCCAGAGTGCTTGTCGTCTCAACTCGAGATTTTGGAATGGAAAAAATATGGAGGGACGAGAGACGAGAAGCAGCTCTTGGAGTATATCCTTGCAAGCTCCAAGTGTTTGAAGAGAGCAGGAATCTCCATGAGGTATAGCAAGGACTGCAATGATAAAATGAAAAAGAAGTTGAGGAAAGAGTTAAAATCCATGCCTAGGGCTTCAGTATCTTCTGAGCTTTTGTTTCCTGCTAAATTTAAATGGAGATCATCAGTGGCACAACATTGTCTTTTTGACCTGTTTTAG
- the LOC106295814 gene encoding glutamate--glyoxylate aminotransferase 1-like: protein MALEYESLNENVKKCQYAVRGELYLRASELQKEGKKIIFTNVGNPHALGQKPLTFPRQVVALCQAPFLLHDPNVGMIFPADAIARAKHYLSLTSGGLGAYSDSRGLPGVRKEVAEFIQRRDGYPSDPELIFLTDGASKGVMQILNCVIRGERDGILVPVPQYPLYSATISLLGGSLVPYYLDESENWGLDVNNLRQSVAQARSQGISVRAMVIINPGNPTGQCLSEANLREILRFCHSEKLVLLGDEVYQQNIYQDERPFISSKKVLMDMGSPFSKEVQLVSFHTVSKGYWGECGQRGGYFEMTNFPPRVVEEIYKVASIALSPNVSAQIFMGLMVSPPKPGDISYDQFARESKGILESLRRRAKIMTDGFNSCKNVVCNFTEGAMYSFPQIKLPPGALQAAKQAGKVPDVFYCLKLLEATGISTVPGSGFGQKEGVFHLRTTILPAEEEMPEIMDSFKKFNDEFMTQYENSFGYSRM, encoded by the exons ATGGCTTTAGAGTACGAGTCTCTGAACGAAAACGTGAAGAAGTGTCAGTATGCTGTAAGAGGTGAACTCTATCTCCGAGCTTCTGAGCTTCAGAAAGAAGGCAAAAAG ATTATTTTCACAAACGTTGGGAACCCTCATGCTTTAGGACAGAAGCCACTGACATTTCCTCGCCAG GTGGTTGCGCTCTGTCAAGCACCGTTTCTACTACATGACCCGAACGTTGGAATGATATTCCCAGCTGATGCTATTGCAAGAGCTAAGCATTATCTTTCCTTGACCTCAGGCGGATTAG GTGCTTACAGTGACTCAAGAGGCCTTCCAGGAGTTAGGAAAGAGGTTGCAGAGTTCATTCAAAGACGTGATGGCTATCCAAG TGATCCAGAGCTCATATTTCTCACTGATGGAGCTAGCAAAGGTGTGATGCAGATCTTGAACTGTGTTATACGCGGTGAGAGAGACGGG ATTCTAGTTCCGGTTCCACAGTATCCACTCTACTCAGCTACCATATCACTCTTAGGCGGTTCTCTTGTTCCTTACTATCTCGATGAGTCTGAAAACTGGGGGCTTGATGTTAATAACCTTCGCCAATCCGTTGCTCAGGCTCGTTCTCAAGGAATATCA GTAAGGGCAATGGTGATCATTAACCCTGGGAACCCAACTGGTCAGTGTCTAAGCGAAGCTAACTTAAGAGAGATCTTGCGGTTCTGTCACAGCGAGAAGTTGGTTCTTCTGGGAGATGAGGTTTATCAGCAGAACATATACCAGGATGAGCGTCCTTTTATCAGCTCCAAGAAG GTTCTGATGGATATGGGTTCGCCGTTCAGCAAGGAAGTCCAGCTTGTATCTTTCCACACTGTTTCTAAAGGTTATTGGGGAGAATGTGGACAGCGAGGTGGATACTTTGAGATGACCAACTTCCCTCCCAGG GTTGTTGAAGAGATATACAAGGTTGCATCAATCGCCCTGAGCCCGAATGTCTCTGCACAGATCTTT ATGGGTTTGATGGTTAGTCCTCCAAAGCCTGGAGACATTTCATATGACCAGTTCGCCCGTGAAAG CAAGGGGATTCTTGAATCTTTGAGAAGAAGGGCAAAGATCATGACTGATGGATTCAACAGCTGCAAAAACGTTGTTTGCAATTTCACGGAAG GTGCAATGTATTCGTTTCCTCAAATAAAGTTACCACCGGGAGCTCTTCAAGCTGCTAAACAAGCAGGAAAAGTGCCAGACGTTTTCTACTGTCTAAAGCTCTTAGAAGCCACAGGAATCTCCACAGTGCCTGGCTCTGGATTTGGACAGAAAGAAGG TGTGTTCCATCTGAGGACAACAATCTTACCTGCGGAAGAAGAGATGCCAGAGATCATGGACAGTTTCAAGAAGTTCAACGACGAGTTCATGACTCAGTATGAGAATAGTTTTGGTTATTCCAGAATGTGA